In one window of Microbacterium natoriense DNA:
- a CDS encoding SPFH domain-containing protein, producing the protein MEIAGAIGTLVIVGIAIVVAIVVLLILLLFARSWIKVARADEALVISGRKQKVQRTVVAADGTSRGETEESPVTVIVNGKSLVNPITQRHEIISLRSRQVSLNAEAQSLDSVTLNVDGVAIVKIGSDPILVRRAAERFASQDKAIEQFTTEQLEGALRGIVATLSVVELMRERKKFSDQIAADVSQELAEQGLILDSFQIKGITDKVGYIQSLGAPEIQAKRQSAEISQTNADRAINQKNIANQEANLVEQTALDTNTANANAGIGRARAEAEQAENLAREQTQQAVLQQQAENKQAQLDADVKRVADAQRYEAETRAQAELYTRERAAEAAAIEQVKQAEARTRIAEQQAEADKAKANGEAAAAVARATGEANALRSQAEAEAEARRLRANAEADAIRAEGEARAAAVEAEAKAIASNQDAFLSQRVLDVLPSIMAEFAKGYSTIGNVSIIGGSGDGASDLVGADSAKALKSVFDSVSAATGVDLASIIQGQAVGRGIGESMATASASAPVVRHPKPTTPPPPAAPTAE; encoded by the coding sequence ATGGAGATCGCCGGAGCAATCGGCACTCTCGTCATCGTCGGGATCGCGATCGTCGTCGCGATCGTCGTCCTTCTCATCCTGCTGCTGTTCGCACGCAGCTGGATCAAGGTCGCCCGCGCCGACGAGGCCCTCGTCATCTCGGGTCGCAAGCAGAAGGTGCAGCGCACCGTCGTCGCCGCAGACGGCACCAGCCGCGGCGAGACCGAAGAGTCTCCCGTCACGGTGATCGTGAACGGCAAGTCGCTCGTCAACCCGATCACCCAGCGCCACGAGATCATCTCGCTGCGCTCGCGTCAGGTCTCGCTGAACGCCGAGGCGCAGTCGCTCGACAGCGTCACCCTCAACGTCGACGGCGTCGCGATCGTCAAGATCGGGTCCGACCCGATCCTCGTGCGCCGAGCTGCAGAGCGCTTCGCCTCGCAGGACAAGGCGATCGAGCAGTTCACCACCGAGCAGCTCGAAGGAGCGCTTCGAGGCATCGTCGCCACCCTGTCGGTCGTCGAACTCATGCGCGAGCGCAAGAAGTTCTCCGACCAGATCGCCGCCGACGTCTCGCAGGAGCTCGCCGAGCAGGGTCTCATCCTCGACTCGTTCCAGATCAAGGGGATCACCGACAAGGTCGGATACATCCAGTCCCTCGGCGCCCCCGAGATCCAGGCGAAGCGTCAGTCCGCCGAGATCTCGCAGACGAACGCCGACCGCGCGATCAACCAGAAGAACATCGCGAACCAGGAAGCCAACCTCGTCGAGCAGACCGCTCTCGACACCAACACCGCCAACGCCAACGCCGGAATCGGTCGCGCACGCGCCGAGGCCGAGCAGGCCGAGAACCTCGCCCGCGAGCAGACTCAGCAGGCGGTTCTGCAGCAACAGGCCGAGAACAAGCAGGCCCAGCTCGACGCCGACGTCAAGCGTGTCGCCGACGCGCAGCGGTACGAAGCGGAGACTCGCGCCCAGGCCGAACTCTACACGCGAGAGAGGGCGGCAGAGGCCGCGGCAATCGAGCAGGTCAAGCAGGCTGAGGCCCGCACACGCATCGCCGAGCAGCAGGCCGAGGCCGACAAGGCCAAGGCGAACGGTGAGGCCGCAGCCGCAGTCGCCCGCGCGACCGGTGAAGCCAACGCACTCCGCTCCCAGGCCGAGGCCGAAGCAGAGGCACGGCGTCTGCGCGCCAACGCCGAGGCCGACGCGATCCGCGCCGAAGGTGAGGCACGCGCAGCTGCGGTCGAGGCAGAAGCCAAGGCCATCGCCTCCAACCAGGACGCGTTCCTCTCCCAGCGCGTGCTCGACGTGCTGCCGTCGATCATGGCTGAGTTCGCCAAGGGCTACTCGACGATCGGCAACGTGTCGATCATCGGCGGATCCGGCGACGGCGCCTCCGACCTCGTCGGCGCCGACAGCGCCAAGGCGCTGAAGTCGGTGTTCGACAGCGTCAGCGCAGCCACGGGAGTCGACCTCGCCTCGATCATCCAGGGCCAGGCCGTCGGCCGCGGCATCGGCGAGAGCATGGCCACAGCATCCGCGTCTGCCCCGGTGGTCCGCCACCCGAAGCCGACCACACCCCCGCCGCCCGCGGCCCCCACCGCAGAGTGA
- a CDS encoding HNH endonuclease signature motif containing protein gives MSSHLTPLHEAVARLDSLWSDAGETEDFTRAQLVEANDALGAMRRLIDALHVEIAAGIARESRPELGPESLAKQQGFRGAAQLIATTSGTSAGDATRLVKVGEATAPRRDLLGERLPAKYPAIQKAIAAGGLHTTAAALIIALLDRARLTSDISRIDEAERLLVDKAGSLSLDDVRKLIARAEAWLDPDGVAPRDAEARARRSLTMFERDGALHLNAVFDIESAAPIRAAITGWVSSAFGARKDAVDPDAPDADHRSVAMLQADALSSICAHTLGCDNRAPALAGATVVVRVNLEDLMAGTGSGTVDGADRPISIAAVRRMAASGGVIPCVLDSAGEILDWGREKRLFTKAQRMALAERDGGCAMCGLPPEMTKAHHIAWWQRDAGPTDLSNGVLLCESCHHRIHDNGWEIRIDGAGAASRVWFIPPPYVDPARTPRLGGLARYTLAA, from the coding sequence ATGTCCTCGCACCTCACTCCACTGCACGAGGCGGTCGCCCGCCTCGATTCACTGTGGTCGGATGCCGGTGAGACAGAGGATTTCACCCGCGCGCAGCTCGTGGAGGCCAATGACGCGCTCGGCGCGATGCGTCGGCTCATCGACGCACTTCACGTCGAGATCGCGGCGGGCATCGCGCGCGAATCCCGGCCCGAGCTCGGCCCCGAGTCGCTCGCGAAGCAGCAGGGGTTCCGCGGTGCCGCCCAGCTGATCGCGACGACCAGCGGCACGTCTGCCGGAGACGCCACCCGACTGGTGAAAGTCGGCGAGGCGACCGCGCCACGCCGCGACCTGCTGGGCGAGCGGCTGCCCGCGAAGTACCCCGCCATTCAGAAGGCGATCGCCGCCGGCGGGCTCCACACGACCGCGGCAGCGCTCATCATCGCGCTGCTCGACCGGGCGCGACTCACGAGCGACATCTCTCGCATCGACGAGGCCGAGCGACTCCTCGTCGACAAGGCCGGCTCTCTGTCTCTGGATGACGTCCGCAAGCTGATCGCCCGCGCGGAAGCATGGCTCGATCCCGACGGCGTGGCGCCACGCGATGCCGAGGCACGAGCGCGGCGGTCGCTGACGATGTTCGAGCGCGACGGAGCCCTGCACCTCAACGCGGTCTTCGACATCGAGTCGGCAGCGCCGATCCGCGCGGCCATCACCGGGTGGGTCTCCTCCGCCTTCGGTGCACGCAAAGACGCTGTCGACCCCGATGCCCCTGACGCCGATCACCGCTCGGTCGCGATGCTGCAGGCCGACGCGCTGAGCTCGATCTGCGCTCACACGCTCGGATGCGACAACCGCGCGCCCGCCCTCGCCGGGGCGACGGTCGTCGTGCGTGTGAACCTCGAAGACCTGATGGCCGGCACGGGTTCCGGCACTGTCGACGGCGCCGACCGCCCGATCAGCATCGCGGCCGTCCGACGGATGGCCGCTTCGGGAGGCGTCATCCCCTGCGTCCTCGACTCCGCCGGCGAGATCCTCGACTGGGGTCGCGAGAAGCGGCTGTTCACGAAAGCGCAGCGCATGGCTCTCGCCGAACGCGACGGAGGATGCGCGATGTGCGGTCTGCCGCCAGAGATGACGAAGGCTCACCACATCGCCTGGTGGCAACGGGATGCCGGCCCGACCGATCTGAGCAACGGGGTGCTGTTGTGCGAGAGCTGCCACCATCGCATCCACGACAACGGATGGGAGATCCGCATCGACGGAGCCGGCGCCGCCTCCAGAGTGTGGTTCATCCCTCCGCCCTATGTCGATCCGGCGCGCACGCCGCGACTCGGAGGGCTTGCCCGGTACACCCTCGCGGCGTGA
- a CDS encoding MarR family winged helix-turn-helix transcriptional regulator, whose amino-acid sequence MTDRKLALEAWESLFRAQHELFDEMVKDFDDAHLSQAEYDVLLTATRSPGMTARLRDVTSNMLISQPSVSRLIDRMVSRGLIAKCPDPEDGRGALVRATDAGARAFRTLATVHGRSIAERMSHLDDEELRTLRDLTEKLRNHS is encoded by the coding sequence ATGACCGATCGCAAGCTCGCCCTCGAGGCGTGGGAGAGCCTCTTCCGCGCGCAGCACGAGCTGTTCGACGAGATGGTGAAGGACTTCGACGACGCCCACCTCTCGCAGGCAGAGTACGACGTCCTGCTCACGGCGACGCGCTCCCCCGGCATGACTGCGCGGCTCCGTGACGTCACCAGCAACATGCTGATCAGCCAGCCCAGCGTCTCCCGCCTGATCGACCGCATGGTCTCTCGCGGCCTCATCGCGAAATGCCCTGATCCCGAAGACGGTCGCGGTGCCCTGGTCAGAGCGACGGATGCCGGCGCGCGGGCCTTCCGCACACTCGCCACCGTGCACGGCCGCTCGATCGCCGAGCGCATGTCGCACCTCGACGACGAGGAGCTGCGAACACTGCGCGACCTCACGGAGAAGCTGCGCAACCATTCGTGA
- a CDS encoding VOC family protein, with protein sequence MNIIASAVSLNVPDVEASSRWVEQHLGFTIAMAADGFSSLTRADAGINLIYLRTGLASFKPQSQAGAASGLLVVFTVDDIDTEYSRLQAQGVDIATPIETEPWGERYFQMRDPNGVIYQLVQWMTTAHDQG encoded by the coding sequence ATGAACATCATCGCATCCGCCGTCTCCCTCAACGTCCCCGATGTCGAAGCGTCCAGCCGATGGGTTGAGCAGCACCTCGGCTTCACCATCGCCATGGCCGCCGACGGGTTCAGTTCGCTGACCCGCGCGGACGCCGGAATCAACCTGATCTACCTGCGGACGGGACTGGCGAGCTTCAAGCCGCAGTCGCAGGCAGGCGCCGCATCCGGCCTGCTCGTCGTGTTCACAGTGGATGACATCGACACCGAGTACAGCCGCCTGCAGGCGCAGGGCGTCGACATCGCGACCCCTATCGAGACCGAGCCGTGGGGCGAGCGCTACTTCCAGATGCGCGACCCCAACGGCGTGATCTACCAACTCGTGCAGTGGATGACGACCGCGCACGACCAGGGCTGA
- a CDS encoding TetR/AcrR family transcriptional regulator encodes MSSERTGSGEPSRTLALLWGEPLAPRKGPARSITVTQIVHAALSIADESGLGAVTMRAVAERVGVSTMSVYTYVPGKPELLDLMVDALYLGMERMPWRDERWRDRAVAVAESNRSLLETHPWMTEVAALSRPPLGPGVMVKYEHELAAFDDAGLDDVDVDAALTFLIGFVQSHCRAAHDAERATTDTAMSDAQWWEANQPILARAFDPEVYPRAVRIGAAAGEAQGAAWSADGAWEFGLERVLDGLAALIER; translated from the coding sequence GTGAGCTCCGAACGCACCGGATCCGGCGAGCCCAGCAGAACCCTCGCGCTGCTGTGGGGTGAGCCGCTCGCGCCGCGTAAAGGGCCCGCTCGATCGATCACCGTGACGCAGATCGTCCACGCCGCCCTCTCGATCGCCGACGAGAGCGGACTGGGCGCCGTCACCATGAGGGCGGTCGCCGAGCGGGTCGGGGTGTCGACCATGTCGGTGTACACCTACGTTCCCGGCAAGCCGGAACTGCTCGATCTCATGGTCGATGCGCTGTACCTCGGGATGGAGCGGATGCCGTGGCGCGACGAGCGTTGGCGGGATCGTGCCGTGGCTGTGGCCGAGAGCAACCGCTCGCTGCTGGAAACCCATCCGTGGATGACAGAGGTTGCGGCGCTCAGTCGTCCTCCGCTCGGGCCGGGAGTGATGGTGAAGTACGAGCACGAACTCGCGGCATTCGACGACGCGGGTCTCGATGACGTCGACGTCGATGCCGCGTTGACGTTCCTTATCGGTTTCGTGCAGTCGCACTGCCGCGCGGCGCACGATGCCGAACGCGCGACGACCGACACGGCGATGAGCGATGCGCAATGGTGGGAGGCGAATCAGCCGATCCTCGCGCGGGCTTTCGATCCGGAGGTCTATCCGCGGGCGGTGCGCATCGGTGCAGCGGCAGGGGAGGCGCAAGGGGCCGCGTGGTCTGCTGATGGCGCGTGGGAGTTCGGTCTCGAACGGGTCCTCGACGGGCTCGCGGCGCTGATCGAGCGCTGA
- a CDS encoding Pr6Pr family membrane protein, which translates to MTRAEQTTSWWPYLRLAIATLGFVAIGNQLLVNIDLAKEATTPWGSHIPTIVTNYFSFFTVQSNFWTAMTFAAAGIWALTKGRGAAREPRWLAVSLLCVSTYMILTGIIYNLLLRSNPLTEAAAVPWSNEVMHIVIPLLVLIDVILAPKRRSLSLREAWAVVVFPIVFAVFSMLRANTVVSPVTGDPYWYPLPFLNPHTTPGGYFGVAGYLVGIAALLLIVSMGMVWAWRRRS; encoded by the coding sequence GTGACCCGCGCCGAACAGACGACTTCCTGGTGGCCGTACCTTCGGCTTGCGATAGCGACCCTCGGCTTCGTCGCCATCGGAAATCAACTGCTCGTCAACATCGACCTGGCAAAGGAGGCCACCACCCCGTGGGGATCACACATCCCCACGATCGTGACGAACTACTTCAGCTTCTTCACCGTCCAGTCGAACTTCTGGACGGCAATGACGTTCGCAGCCGCCGGCATCTGGGCGCTCACAAAGGGCCGAGGCGCGGCGCGCGAACCGCGCTGGCTCGCCGTGTCCCTCCTGTGCGTCTCCACCTACATGATCCTGACCGGAATCATCTACAACCTGCTGCTTCGCAGCAACCCTCTGACCGAGGCCGCCGCCGTGCCGTGGTCGAACGAGGTGATGCACATCGTCATCCCCCTGCTGGTGCTGATCGACGTCATCCTCGCCCCGAAACGTCGCTCCCTCTCATTGCGCGAGGCCTGGGCGGTGGTCGTGTTCCCTATCGTCTTCGCCGTCTTCAGCATGCTGCGGGCCAACACAGTCGTCTCGCCGGTCACGGGAGATCCGTATTGGTACCCGCTCCCGTTCCTCAACCCTCACACCACCCCCGGCGGATACTTCGGAGTCGCAGGCTACCTCGTCGGGATCGCCGCGCTGCTCCTCATAGTGAGCATGGGCATGGTGTGGGCGTGGCGAAGGCGGAGTTGA